Proteins encoded within one genomic window of Bacillus sp. F19:
- the asnB gene encoding asparagine synthase (glutamine-hydrolyzing), with protein sequence MCGFVGIIDYRIQAGNLLFNTFIEKASKKIEHRGPDDSGIYQDEQVLLAFQRLSIIDVKSGHQPMAYGSDDRYYIVFNGEIYNYIELREIIFSHGYKLKTDTDTEVIVALFCIYGQDTLQLLRGMFSFLIWDRQEHFLFGARDHFGIKPLYYIENGEMNLFASELKSLTDYLPTPLINEESFEHYLSFQYVPDPGTMHKHIKKVPPGYFFTKKTGEALQLTRYWKPKLAPVRPADETRLKEKIQEALIDSVKVHMRSDVPVGSFLSGGVDSSIIASIAKQFHPSLKTFSVGFMQEGYSEIDVAKETANALGVENFSYIVDHKEFMKELPKIIWHMDDPVADPASIPLYFIAREASQQVKVVLSGEGADELFAGYNIYKEPQDLSVFGHLPHSFKQRLKQLAAVFPEGMKGKSFIERGTTLLEDRYIGNANIFSTAEKHELLSADVHFDPTDVTGSLYEDVSHLDSISKMQYIDVMTWLKGDILVKADKMTMAHSLELRVPFLDKEVFKIASTIPHELKIKHGETKYLLRQAVRDLVPPHVLNRKKLGFPVPIRNWLKNEMYDWAKAIIWESGTGDLINKSYAALLLDQHCMGEADHSRKIWTVLTFMIWHQVFIENVCHFDDAAQLAAT encoded by the coding sequence ATGTGCGGATTTGTTGGAATTATTGATTATCGTATACAAGCAGGAAATCTTTTATTCAATACATTCATTGAGAAGGCCAGCAAAAAAATAGAACACAGAGGTCCTGATGACAGCGGAATTTATCAAGATGAGCAGGTTCTTCTGGCCTTTCAGCGGTTAAGCATTATTGATGTTAAAAGCGGACACCAGCCTATGGCTTATGGATCTGATGACCGCTATTACATTGTGTTTAACGGTGAAATTTATAACTATATTGAGCTCAGAGAAATCATTTTTTCCCATGGATATAAGTTGAAAACGGATACGGATACAGAAGTGATTGTTGCGCTTTTTTGCATTTATGGCCAGGATACGCTTCAACTTTTAAGAGGAATGTTTTCATTTCTGATTTGGGACAGACAGGAACACTTTTTATTCGGTGCGAGAGATCACTTTGGAATAAAGCCTCTATATTACATAGAAAACGGGGAAATGAATCTTTTTGCTTCGGAGCTTAAGAGCTTAACGGATTATCTTCCAACCCCCCTTATTAATGAAGAGTCCTTTGAGCACTATCTCTCATTTCAATATGTACCTGATCCGGGCACGATGCATAAGCATATTAAGAAAGTGCCTCCAGGCTATTTCTTTACAAAAAAAACAGGAGAGGCATTACAGCTTACAAGGTACTGGAAACCGAAACTTGCGCCTGTGCGTCCAGCTGACGAAACCAGGCTCAAAGAAAAAATTCAGGAGGCTTTAATTGATTCGGTCAAAGTCCATATGCGAAGCGATGTGCCTGTTGGATCTTTTCTGTCAGGGGGAGTGGATTCTAGTATTATTGCATCCATTGCAAAGCAATTTCATCCTTCACTTAAAACCTTTTCTGTCGGCTTTATGCAAGAAGGCTACAGCGAAATCGATGTAGCAAAAGAAACAGCGAATGCGCTTGGTGTTGAGAATTTTTCCTATATCGTTGACCATAAGGAATTTATGAAGGAGCTTCCAAAAATCATTTGGCATATGGATGATCCAGTGGCAGATCCTGCTTCTATTCCTCTTTATTTTATTGCACGTGAGGCAAGCCAGCAGGTGAAAGTCGTTTTATCGGGGGAAGGAGCAGATGAGCTTTTTGCAGGCTATAACATTTACAAAGAACCTCAAGATCTATCTGTCTTTGGTCATCTTCCTCATAGCTTTAAGCAAAGATTAAAACAGCTGGCTGCTGTTTTTCCTGAAGGAATGAAAGGGAAAAGCTTTATTGAGAGGGGGACAACCCTTTTAGAAGATCGGTATATTGGAAATGCCAACATCTTTTCAACTGCCGAAAAACATGAATTGCTTTCTGCAGACGTTCATTTTGATCCAACTGATGTAACAGGGAGCCTTTATGAAGATGTCAGTCATTTAGACAGCATCTCAAAAATGCAATATATTGACGTGATGACCTGGCTCAAAGGGGATATTCTTGTGAAAGCAGATAAAATGACGATGGCGCATTCATTGGAACTAAGGGTGCCATTTCTGGATAAAGAAGTTTTTAAAATTGCTTCAACCATTCCGCATGAGTTAAAAATCAAACACGGCGAAACGAAATATCTGCTTCGCCAGGCTGTCCGGGATCTTGTACCGCCGCACGTTCTAAATCGAAAAAAACTGGGTTTCCCTGTTCCGATACGGAATTGGCTGAAAAATGAGATGTATGACTGGGCAAAAGCGATCATATGGGAGAGCGGGACGGGAGATCTAATTAATAAATCGTATGCCGCACTATTATTAGATCAGCATTGTATGGGAGAGGCAGATCACAGCAGGAAGATATGGACCGTCTTAACGTTTATGATTTGGCACCAAGTGTTTATCGAAAATGTCTGCCATTTTGATGATGCTGCGCAATTGGCCGCAACTTAA
- the metK gene encoding methionine adenosyltransferase gives MTKQRRLFTSESVTEGHPDKICDQISDSILDAILEKDANARVACETSVTTGLVLVAGEITTSTYVDIPKIVRETVKEIGYTRAKYGFDAETCAVLTSIDEQSADIAMGVDQALEAREGKMTDEQIEAIGAGDQGLMFGFANNETKELMPLPISLAHKLARRLTEVRKEEILPYLRPDGKTQVTVEYDENDKPVRIDTIVISTQHHPEISLEQIQRNVKEHVINPVVPKELIDEDTKYFINPTGRFVIGGPQGDAGLTGRKIIVDTYGGYARHGGGAFSGKDPTKVDRSAAYAARYVAKNIVAAGLADKCEVQLAYAIGVAQPVSIAIDTFETGKVKEDVLVDVVRANFDLRPAGIINMLNLRRPIYKQTAAYGHFGRNDLDLPWERTDKAEALKEQALNR, from the coding sequence ATGACTAAACAACGTCGTCTGTTTACTTCAGAGTCTGTAACTGAAGGTCATCCTGATAAAATTTGTGACCAAATTTCTGACTCGATTTTAGATGCAATCCTAGAAAAAGATGCTAATGCCCGTGTAGCTTGTGAAACATCTGTTACAACAGGTCTTGTTCTGGTTGCTGGTGAAATTACAACTTCTACTTATGTAGACATTCCAAAAATCGTTCGCGAAACGGTTAAAGAAATTGGCTACACTCGTGCAAAATATGGTTTTGATGCAGAAACATGTGCAGTACTTACTTCAATTGATGAGCAGTCAGCAGATATCGCGATGGGTGTTGATCAGGCGCTTGAAGCACGTGAAGGAAAAATGACAGATGAGCAGATTGAAGCTATTGGTGCAGGTGACCAAGGATTAATGTTCGGTTTTGCCAATAACGAAACGAAAGAATTAATGCCGCTGCCGATCTCACTTGCCCACAAACTTGCACGCCGTTTAACGGAAGTCCGCAAAGAAGAAATTCTTCCGTACCTTCGTCCTGACGGCAAAACTCAAGTAACAGTTGAGTATGATGAAAATGACAAGCCTGTTCGCATTGATACAATTGTTATTTCCACTCAGCATCACCCTGAAATTTCATTGGAGCAAATTCAGCGCAACGTAAAAGAGCATGTTATTAACCCGGTAGTACCGAAAGAATTAATTGATGAAGATACAAAATACTTCATCAACCCGACTGGCCGTTTCGTAATCGGCGGACCGCAGGGCGATGCAGGCTTAACAGGCCGTAAAATCATCGTTGATACTTACGGAGGATATGCTCGTCACGGAGGCGGTGCATTCTCTGGTAAAGATCCAACAAAAGTTGACCGATCTGCAGCTTATGCAGCACGCTATGTAGCTAAGAACATTGTAGCAGCTGGCCTTGCTGATAAATGTGAAGTTCAGCTTGCATACGCAATTGGTGTGGCTCAGCCGGTATCAATCGCAATCGATACATTTGAAACAGGGAAAGTGAAGGAAGATGTGTTAGTTGATGTTGTTCGTGCTAACTTTGACCTTCGTCCGGCAGGAATCATCAATATGCTGAATCTACGCCGTCCAATTTACAAACAAACAGCTGCTTACGGACACTTCGGCCGTAATGATCTTGACCTTCCATGGGAAAGAACAGATAAAGCAGAAGCTCTTAAAGAGCAGGCATTAAACCGATAA